The Deinococcus terrestris genome segment AGTGCGATTCTCTGGAAACCCACCATACCGTTTATTCAATTTAAAGCAGCTCTTTAAGGATAAGCTGCCTATCAAATGTGGTAATAGGTCCGCTGTATTAATCATGTTCTGGCACACGCTGGCGAGTATTGTTCTGGAAAATCTCTCCCCTCAATACTCTATCTTTACCGTCTATCCTGGAAGTAAACCGGACAGAACAAATGGTGTTATTCAGCAGGTGGCTGATATCGCCTCAAAAGTTCTAGGGAGTAAGTTTATAGGCGATTTGATTGTTCGTGCCATACCTGCCCCCAGCAGTCATGAACTAAAGACATCTGGAAAAGATTCTTTTTTGACGCAGACCAACTCTGTTATTCTCAACAAACATTATAGATCAAAGATTAAAGGTAAAACTATTGTAGTGTTCGATGATTTTCATACTTCGGGTAAATCTTTGGAATGGGCACGCAACCTCTTCCTAGCTGCTGGTGCCAAGGAAGTTGTCATGATTGCTATGGGTCGATTCGGTGGAAGATCGAAGCCTCATACTGCATATGAGCCTGTTTCAGTGTCAACCGTGACTCCATTTGATCTTAAGGAGTATTCCGAATCGGACTTCTTATCCACGGATTTACATCTTAGTCCGAGTGATGAGGGAAGGGTCGTCCTACAAAAATCCTTTGAAAAAAATCTTGTCAATAAACCATTCGAGGAGATTGATTAATCTTGATCAAAAGCTTAAGATTCAAAGTATGAACTCAATTATCAGATTTCTATTAGCATGCGACCAAAGCTTCGTCATGACTATGACTGAGCCCAACTGGACAGCCACCGAGAAGACTGAAGGTTTAGTCAGCGTCTAGAGCTTAGAGTGCGCTACGGTGCAGCCATGTCAGAGCAGCCCAGGGTGGCTTGGTGGGTAGTGGACGCCCTAGAGGGGCGCCTCGCCCGTGTAGAACTTGAAGACGGTCAATTCGTGGACCTTCCTCTTGCCAGCCTGCCCCGGGGCGTGCGCGAGGGCGACGTGCTCCGAATGGAAGAGCAGGACGGCGACTTCACCCTGGAGATCGACCACGAGGAAACGGCCCGTCGACGGGGCGAGGCTCAGGCGCAGCTCGACGCCCTCAACCGGCCCACGTCGGGCAGGGAGATCGACCTGTGAGGGGGCTGTTCGCGCTGGGGATCCTGACGCTTGGCCTGACCGAGGCGGCCCCCCTCACCCTCCGTTTCCTTGATGTGGGGCAGGGCGACGCGATCCTCATCACGTCCCCGGAAGGCAAGAGCGTGCTCTACGACGGGGGCCGCAGTGAGCCTCGGATGCAGACGCTGCTGCGGCAGTACGGGGTGCAGAGCCTCGACCTGGTGGCCGCCAGCCATGGGGACGCTGACCACATCACCGGGCTGATTCCAGCGGTGACGCTCTACAAGCCCCGGTTTTTCCTCAACAACGGCATCGCGGCCATGACCCAGACCTGGCAGAAGCTGATCACCGCCACGCAGAAGGCCGGGACACAGGGCCTCCTCGCCCGCGATCAGGTCATCAACCTCGGCAGCGTGAAGCTGACCGTGCTGGCGCCACCCTCGGGAATGCCCAAAAACCAGCAAAACCTCAACTCGGTGGGCCTGCTCGTGCAGTACGGGACGTTCCGGGCGCTGCTGACTGGGGACAGCGAGAAGGAGCAGACGGCGGCGTGGCTGCGGAAGTACCCGGCGAGCACGCTGGGGCCAGTCGACGTGTACAAGAGCATTCACCATGGGGCGGCCAATGGCGATACAGCGGCCTGGCTGGCGGCGGTGAAACCGAAGAACGTGGTGGTGTCGGTGGGACCGAACAATTACGGGCATCCGACGGCGAGTGCACTGAACCTGTACCAACGGGCAGGCGCCACGGTCTACCGCACCGACCAGCAGGGGACGGTCACGGTGACGGTGCAGCCGGGGGGCAAGTACGCCATCACGACTGAGCGGCAAGGAACGGTGCGGCCTGCACCAGCGGCAACACCGACTCCGAGGCCCCAACCGGCTCCCGCGCCTGTCACACTTCCGCCGTCAAGCGCGTACTACCCCAACTGCGCGGCGGCCCGTGCGGCGGGAGCGGCCCCGGTGCGGGTGGGGCAACCAGGATACGGGCGGCATCTGGACCGGGATGGCGACGGGGTGGGGTGCGAATGACCCTTCCACCCATCGAGAGCGAGGCTCACGCCCAGGCGAATGCGGAACAGGTGCGGGTGCTGCGCGAGGCCGTGGCCCAGCGGCGGGAGAGCGGCCAGGAGCCCGGAGCGGCTGATCGCATGTCCTCTGCCCAGCCCGTCCCACCCCACTCTCAACCTCGGAGGTGACCATGACCGACTTTTCCGAGATTCACTGGCAGCCCATCGAGGGTCTTGACCAGCTCACGGGGATGGTGGACGG includes the following:
- a CDS encoding excalibur calcium-binding domain-containing protein, which encodes MRGLFALGILTLGLTEAAPLTLRFLDVGQGDAILITSPEGKSVLYDGGRSEPRMQTLLRQYGVQSLDLVAASHGDADHITGLIPAVTLYKPRFFLNNGIAAMTQTWQKLITATQKAGTQGLLARDQVINLGSVKLTVLAPPSGMPKNQQNLNSVGLLVQYGTFRALLTGDSEKEQTAAWLRKYPASTLGPVDVYKSIHHGAANGDTAAWLAAVKPKNVVVSVGPNNYGHPTASALNLYQRAGATVYRTDQQGTVTVTVQPGGKYAITTERQGTVRPAPAATPTPRPQPAPAPVTLPPSSAYYPNCAAARAAGAAPVRVGQPGYGRHLDRDGDGVGCE
- a CDS encoding DUF3006 domain-containing protein; this encodes MSEQPRVAWWVVDALEGRLARVELEDGQFVDLPLASLPRGVREGDVLRMEEQDGDFTLEIDHEETARRRGEAQAQLDALNRPTSGREIDL
- a CDS encoding HAD hydrolase-like protein — its product is MLRLVIVDSTIISESDAKNLDTLEKVLTRLRSKGVKIALVSTNKMGMYKASRASFQFSFDYSLSGEEVYGKPQNSFKGGGDRITEICGEMGIPPHETLYIGDDQHDYASSLHSGCFFVAAAWKGLSGVFTAERAQRPEDVWSFASHYLLHPPRWNFSLDDPNRKFRLRTLASANTLASEVRFSGNPPYRLFNLKQLFKDKLPIKCGNRSAVLIMFWHTLASIVLENLSPQYSIFTVYPGSKPDRTNGVIQQVADIASKVLGSKFIGDLIVRAIPAPSSHELKTSGKDSFLTQTNSVILNKHYRSKIKGKTIVVFDDFHTSGKSLEWARNLFLAAGAKEVVMIAMGRFGGRSKPHTAYEPVSVSTVTPFDLKEYSESDFLSTDLHLSPSDEGRVVLQKSFEKNLVNKPFEEID